A window of bacterium genomic DNA:
GCAAAAATCTCTGCAGGTTTGCATAAACTGAAATTTTTTATAGTTCACGGTGGATTTAATATAAACTTTATAAGGCTTAAAATAACAGATTCTGTTCTTAATGAATCAGATTTTAAAGCTGTTAATAGTAATGTCTATTTAGGGTTGTGTTATCCCAACCCATTCAGCACTTGTGTTAAAATTCCTGTTTTTATTGCAAAACCTGAAGATTATTCTCTTAAAATATATTCTATAAACGGGGAGATAGTAAAAGAGTTTTCTGAAATTGCAACTGAGCAAACAGGTCTTAAGCTGATTCAATGGGATGGCACTGATAAAAACAGTATTGCAGTAAGTTCGGGAGTATACATTTATACGATTATTGCTTCAGGTCATAATAAATCGATGCGCATGGTACTGCAAAGGTAGGGTGATTTGAAATATGAATAAATTTATCAAACTGGCAATTATTTTACTTTTAATGCATGGAAGTTGTACAAAAATGGAAACCAGTACTCAACCACAAAATTATGATGCTGTTTATCTAAATCCTGATGCAGATATA
This region includes:
- a CDS encoding T9SS type A sorting domain-containing protein; amino-acid sequence: AKISAGLHKLKFFIVHGGFNINFIRLKITDSVLNESDFKAVNSNVYLGLCYPNPFSTCVKIPVFIAKPEDYSLKIYSINGEIVKEFSEIATEQTGLKLIQWDGTDKNSIAVSSGVYIYTIIASGHNKSMRMVLQR